A single Clostridiales bacterium DNA region contains:
- a CDS encoding VanZ family protein, with translation MNNSKIKSSIKILLWAVFALYLYNLINIQLMRGYTVSEVFETLRSLNLTNFEVYAKHSISIIPLKTIYEYVTNSSKNGYWYVLNNIGGKILIFMPLTFILPFLFKKLRDCRRILLLSFCISLFFQIMALILRTGLFATDNIILNVLGGFFGYLCFHAFLMYTEKIL, from the coding sequence ATGAACAACAGTAAAATAAAAAGCTCGATAAAAATATTGCTGTGGGCCGTATTTGCCTTGTACTTATATAATCTTATAAATATTCAACTTATGCGAGGATATACTGTTTCGGAAGTTTTTGAGACTCTGAGGAGCCTTAATTTAACAAATTTTGAAGTGTATGCAAAACATTCCATAAGCATAATTCCCTTAAAGACAATTTATGAATATGTAACAAACAGTTCGAAGAATGGTTACTGGTATGTATTGAACAATATAGGTGGGAAAATATTAATTTTTATGCCTCTTACTTTTATCCTGCCGTTTCTTTTTAAAAAGTTAAGGGATTGCCGGAGGATATTGCTGCTTTCGTTCTGTATAAGTTTGTTCTTTCAGATAATGGCGCTTATTTTAAGGACAGGCCTGTTTGCTACAGATAATATAATATTGAATGTACTCGGTGGATTCTTTGGATATTTATGTTTTCATGCATTTTTGATGTATACGGAAAAAATACTATAA
- a CDS encoding DUF6514 family protein: MKETEVFAVKTFLNSYPKNRYANFRYMLLEDEKEMKNADQVTKVKCFGAEIIREDLDGDCIYARESNRIECITPYRYKAVQLLKKLFDGCVSPIHLIDIAGPIVDEWVSDFDLEQASVQNYI, translated from the coding sequence TTGAAAGAGACTGAAGTTTTTGCTGTAAAAACATTCCTAAATAGTTATCCTAAAAATAGGTATGCTAATTTTAGGTACATGCTTTTAGAAGATGAAAAGGAAATGAAAAATGCTGATCAGGTAACAAAAGTGAAGTGCTTTGGGGCAGAGATAATCCGGGAGGACTTGGATGGTGATTGCATTTATGCAAGAGAGAGCAATAGGATAGAATGCATTACACCTTATAGATACAAAGCGGTGCAGTTGCTCAAAAAATTATTTGATGGATGCGTATCTCCGATACATTTAATAGATATAGCAGGTCCCATTGTGGATGAGTGGGTATCCGACTTTGATTTGGAACAGGCAAGTGTGCAAAATTATATTTAA
- a CDS encoding NAD(P)H-hydrate dehydratase: MKAALSSQMRKIDSDAVSIYGIPGVLLMENAAIKLCSHIVDVEKYKNEKICIVCGKGNNGGDGFTAARHLALSGRSVIIYLIGAGKDLKGDALTNYIIDKNMGIEIYEVRSMDGLNLLKKDIKGSGIVVDGLLGTGIKGEVKGLYKDIIDIINENARFVVSIDIPSGVDADTGKVSGAAVLADRTVTFALPKIGLYTFPGADHAGRVYIEDISMPHELIERQNINTGILTESDISNVFLPRKRDSNKGTYGRALIIGGSENMMGAPVMSILSALRCGAGLVEACVPSSIQQRVAPLAVEAIVKGVKDEDGIICSNALDEILDSLKHASSYAIGPGLTASERLLDILSNVIEEADVPGVIDADGLNVLSLDKSILKESKSQIIITPHPGEMARLLKSSIKDIQSDRIGCAREFSSEFGAITVLKGANTVIASPNGEVFINTTGNPGMAKGGSGDILTGMIASLLAQGIEPYEACKAGVFVHGRAGDIALQHKGEYGMKARDIIDSIPDAILSINCKSID; the protein is encoded by the coding sequence ATGAAGGCGGCTCTGTCTTCCCAGATGAGAAAAATCGATAGCGATGCTGTGAGCATTTATGGCATACCTGGTGTTTTACTTATGGAAAATGCCGCAATAAAATTATGCTCCCATATTGTCGATGTTGAAAAATATAAAAATGAAAAAATATGCATAGTATGCGGGAAAGGGAACAACGGTGGAGATGGCTTCACAGCGGCAAGGCATCTTGCGCTTTCCGGACGCAGTGTGATAATTTATTTGATAGGTGCCGGTAAAGACTTAAAGGGTGATGCTCTCACTAATTATATTATCGATAAGAATATGGGTATAGAAATATACGAAGTTCGATCCATGGATGGCTTGAATTTGCTAAAAAAAGATATAAAAGGCTCGGGAATTGTTGTCGACGGGCTTTTAGGGACAGGTATAAAGGGTGAAGTTAAGGGCCTGTATAAAGATATAATAGATATAATAAATGAGAATGCAAGGTTCGTTGTTTCAATAGATATACCATCGGGCGTGGATGCCGATACCGGCAAAGTATCGGGAGCTGCTGTGCTTGCGGATAGGACCGTGACATTTGCACTTCCGAAAATCGGGCTTTATACATTCCCCGGTGCCGATCATGCCGGAAGAGTTTATATAGAGGACATCTCAATGCCGCATGAATTAATAGAAAGGCAGAATATAAATACCGGAATCCTGACAGAATCGGACATATCAAATGTATTTTTGCCGAGAAAAAGGGATTCGAATAAAGGCACATATGGAAGAGCCCTTATAATAGGGGGCTCGGAGAATATGATGGGTGCTCCGGTTATGAGCATACTATCGGCGCTAAGGTGCGGGGCAGGGCTGGTCGAAGCATGTGTTCCTTCAAGCATACAGCAAAGGGTGGCACCCCTTGCTGTGGAAGCCATTGTAAAAGGGGTAAAAGATGAGGACGGGATAATTTGCAGCAATGCGCTGGATGAAATTTTGGATTCATTAAAGCATGCCTCATCTTATGCAATAGGTCCCGGGCTTACGGCAAGCGAAAGGCTTTTGGATATTTTATCCAATGTCATTGAAGAGGCGGATGTACCGGGAGTAATAGATGCCGATGGGTTAAATGTGCTGTCTTTGGATAAGTCAATATTAAAAGAATCGAAAAGCCAGATTATAATAACGCCTCACCCGGGAGAAATGGCAAGGCTGCTCAAAAGTAGCATTAAGGATATACAGAGTGACAGGATAGGCTGCGCCCGCGAGTTTTCATCGGAGTTTGGAGCAATAACCGTTCTTAAAGGGGCAAATACTGTTATAGCATCACCGAATGGTGAAGTATTTATAAATACCACGGGAAATCCTGGGATGGCAAAGGGCGGTTCAGGCGACATACTCACAGGAATGATAGCTTCATTGCTTGCCCAGGGTATAGAACCTTATGAAGCCTGCAAGGCCGGGGTATTTGTTCATGGCAGGGCCGGGGACATAGCATTGCAGCACAAGGGTGAATAT
- the acpS gene encoding holo-ACP synthase, translating into MKILGTGIDIVEIGRIEDASERNTTFLTRIFTTVEIEYFKSKGFNPCHTAGTFAAKEAVFKALGKGIGSIKFKDVEIVRENSGKPVVNLYGNALKYSYSAGVKNIYISISHSRDYAVAYAVSEGDDNA; encoded by the coding sequence ATGAAAATACTTGGTACCGGAATTGATATAGTTGAAATCGGCAGGATAGAGGATGCTTCTGAGAGAAACACGACATTTTTGACCAGAATATTTACCACGGTTGAAATAGAATATTTTAAAAGCAAGGGTTTTAACCCGTGCCACACAGCCGGAACATTTGCGGCAAAGGAAGCTGTGTTCAAGGCATTGGGCAAGGGTATCGGCAGCATTAAGTTTAAGGATGTCGAAATTGTGAGGGAGAATAGTGGAAAACCCGTCGTTAATCTATATGGGAATGCGTTAAAATATTCATATTCAGCCGGCGTAAAAAATATATACATTTCTATTTCCCACAGCAGGGATTATGCAGTAGCATATGCTGTATCCGAAGGGGATGATAATGCATGA